In one window of Bdellovibrio bacteriovorus W DNA:
- a CDS encoding EPSP synthase (3-phosphoshikimate 1-carboxyvinyltransferase), EPSP synthase (3-phosphoshikimate 1-carboxyvinyltransferase) (COG0128 5-enolpyruvylshikimate-3-phosphate synthase) — MSFSFKGEVPASKSLYNRALIAQSYFPELKLLGNSNCDDVVYMKSGLAEMFSRSSQVYCGDGGTTFRFLALRASRESGEFLIAGTPRLLERPQDDLVDLLKVFGVKSELSPQGLKIQTTGWQEPHQPLIVDTSRSSQFASSLFLNAWNLPFDLEVEILGTLSESYLKLTLEFLESLGMQILKSGKKYRVPKNQTLKVFEYRVESDVSSCFSIAGLAAVAGRAQILNFPFTSQQPDLKFIDFLEEMGVTLQKTRTDLIIEGPQSLKPLNADLSQCPDLFPVLAMVCAKAQGESYLGNAPQLVHKESNRIQKVSDLLTGVGIRHEILSDGMKIFGEGKSFADKSFDFDPDNDHRMVMAASVLNVLGAKVHILTPEVINKSYPEFLEVVRLSV; from the coding sequence ATGAGTTTTAGCTTTAAAGGCGAAGTGCCAGCTTCAAAATCTCTTTATAATCGCGCGCTGATTGCGCAGAGCTATTTTCCAGAACTGAAACTTTTGGGAAATTCGAACTGTGACGACGTCGTGTATATGAAGAGTGGGCTGGCAGAGATGTTTTCGCGCTCTTCGCAGGTCTACTGCGGAGACGGGGGAACAACTTTTCGCTTTTTAGCATTACGGGCCTCTCGCGAAAGCGGTGAGTTCTTAATAGCTGGCACTCCACGTCTTTTAGAAAGACCTCAAGATGATCTTGTAGATCTTTTAAAAGTTTTTGGTGTCAAATCCGAACTCTCTCCGCAAGGACTTAAAATTCAGACGACGGGGTGGCAGGAGCCTCATCAACCTTTGATTGTGGATACTTCGCGATCCAGTCAGTTTGCTTCAAGTCTTTTTCTAAATGCCTGGAATCTGCCATTTGATCTTGAAGTGGAAATTTTGGGGACTTTGTCAGAGTCCTATTTAAAACTGACCTTGGAGTTTTTAGAATCTTTAGGGATGCAAATCCTTAAATCGGGAAAGAAGTATCGGGTTCCCAAAAATCAAACACTCAAAGTTTTTGAGTACAGAGTTGAGTCCGATGTGAGTTCTTGTTTTTCGATTGCTGGTTTAGCCGCTGTGGCGGGGCGAGCGCAAATTCTGAACTTTCCGTTTACGAGTCAGCAGCCAGATTTGAAATTTATAGATTTTCTAGAAGAGATGGGTGTAACTCTGCAAAAAACTAGGACGGATCTCATTATTGAAGGCCCGCAAAGTTTAAAGCCCCTCAATGCCGATCTCTCTCAATGCCCTGATTTATTTCCAGTTCTCGCCATGGTCTGTGCGAAGGCTCAAGGCGAGTCCTATTTAGGAAACGCCCCACAGCTTGTGCACAAAGAATCCAATCGCATTCAAAAGGTATCTGATTTATTAACGGGCGTAGGGATTCGTCATGAGATTCTTTCTGATGGCATGAAAATCTTCGGCGAGGGAAAGAGCTTTGCTGATAAAAGTTTCGATTTTGACCCTGACAATGACCATCGCATGGTGATGGCAGCCAGTGTTTTAAATGTGCTCGGAGCCAAGGTTCATATTCTCACTCCTGAGGTCATCAATAAAAGTTACCCCGAGTTTTTGGAAGTCGTGAGGTTGTCGGTATGA
- a CDS encoding hypothetical protein (COG0337 3-dehydroquinate synthetase) produces MKNLAFSKSLPQFKNSDDCVVIYDKVLPKVSKSFAKWLKGFEKTYAVVAGEELKDISQFPAHIQKITKICENTSVSKMQIIVVGGGSVGDFGGFVASILKRGVALIHIPSTWLAAIDSAHGGKTALNVGEAKNQIGTFYPAQKIHIVEELLRAQPEARAFDGFGELMKIALLEGGSLWKKLSKEKNVDSQLLWKYLKPAIQAKYAIVNKDPLEKKGIRHLLNLGHTVGHVLEKLYALPHGVAINYGIDFSLRWSLEKKLLSQKEYDSLMQSPVMVYLLSPLRDDLFKTSESFLKKVRQGLLNDKKKDSQSTVRFIFLKKPGHCVPLSVSVDDILIEICRQIEEEKLG; encoded by the coding sequence ATGAAGAATTTAGCTTTTTCAAAATCACTTCCTCAATTTAAGAATTCTGATGATTGTGTTGTTATCTACGACAAGGTTTTGCCGAAGGTATCTAAATCTTTTGCAAAGTGGCTCAAAGGTTTTGAAAAAACATATGCGGTTGTCGCAGGAGAGGAATTGAAAGACATTTCTCAGTTCCCTGCGCACATTCAAAAAATCACTAAAATTTGTGAGAACACTTCCGTTAGCAAAATGCAAATCATCGTGGTCGGTGGTGGGAGCGTCGGAGACTTTGGTGGCTTCGTTGCAAGCATCCTAAAACGAGGAGTGGCCCTGATTCACATTCCGTCAACTTGGTTGGCAGCGATCGATTCTGCTCACGGCGGTAAGACGGCATTGAACGTGGGGGAAGCAAAAAATCAGATCGGTACTTTTTACCCGGCACAAAAGATTCATATTGTGGAAGAACTTTTGCGTGCTCAACCTGAGGCCCGTGCGTTTGATGGTTTTGGCGAGTTGATGAAGATCGCCTTGCTTGAAGGTGGAAGCCTTTGGAAAAAGCTTTCTAAAGAAAAGAACGTTGATAGCCAATTGTTGTGGAAGTACTTAAAGCCCGCGATCCAAGCAAAATACGCTATTGTGAATAAAGACCCGCTAGAGAAAAAAGGAATTCGCCATCTCCTGAATCTTGGTCACACGGTGGGGCATGTGCTCGAGAAGCTCTATGCTCTTCCTCATGGAGTTGCGATCAACTATGGCATCGACTTCAGCTTGCGTTGGAGCTTAGAGAAAAAACTCCTCTCTCAGAAAGAATATGATTCTTTGATGCAATCGCCGGTCATGGTTTATCTTTTGTCACCTCTGCGAGATGACTTATTTAAAACGAGTGAGAGTTTTCTTAAAAAAGTCCGTCAGGGGCTTTTAAATGACAAAAAGAAAGATTCTCAGTCGACGGTTCGTTTTATTTTTCTTAAAAAACCAGGTCACTGTGTTCCTTTGAGTGTTTCTGTAGATGATATTCTGATTGAAATTTGTCGTCAGATTGAGGAAGAAAAATTAGGATGA
- a CDS encoding hypothetical protein (COG0583 Transcriptional regulator) — translation MRYFVFIALVISSVALTAFTTGQKPALRKVASEEVSKTISDVVKKIREDDEGLVVLFEKNAGSYYLQRANENFAQAQASLQKSLKDKKPVSVTVEVADLNILEVK, via the coding sequence ATGCGCTACTTCGTATTTATTGCCCTAGTCATCAGTTCTGTGGCTCTTACTGCATTCACAACAGGTCAGAAGCCTGCCTTGCGCAAGGTAGCCAGTGAAGAAGTCAGTAAAACAATCTCAGATGTTGTTAAAAAAATTCGTGAAGATGATGAAGGTTTGGTTGTGCTCTTTGAAAAGAACGCAGGGAGCTATTACCTTCAACGCGCCAATGAAAACTTCGCTCAAGCGCAAGCTTCTCTGCAAAAGAGTTTAAAAGACAAAAAGCCTGTAAGCGTCACTGTGGAAGTGGCAGATCTCAATATTCTTGAAGTCAAATAG
- a CDS encoding uracil-DNA glycosylase (COG0692 Uracil DNA glycosylase): protein MRPEKYLNSDWKKKLDAEFNSQYYQDLSRRLSQRQEAGAVIFPPENEIFQALNRTPFDNVKVVIVGQDPYHGNGQAEGLSFSVKAGVRFPPSLRNILKELHADTGEEIPLSGSLMKWAEQGVLLLNAVLTVEEAQANSHQGWGWEQLTDRIIDLINEEKNHVVFLLWGSYAQRKGRRIDRQKHLVIEEVHPSPLSAHRGFAGSQPFSKINSYLRENGQSEISWKLT, encoded by the coding sequence ATGAGACCTGAAAAATACTTGAATTCTGACTGGAAAAAGAAGCTCGATGCTGAGTTTAATTCGCAATATTATCAAGACCTTAGTCGAAGACTCTCGCAGCGACAAGAGGCTGGAGCCGTCATTTTCCCTCCGGAAAATGAGATCTTTCAGGCGCTGAATCGCACTCCGTTTGACAATGTGAAAGTGGTGATTGTCGGGCAAGATCCCTATCACGGTAATGGGCAAGCAGAGGGCTTAAGCTTCTCTGTCAAAGCCGGTGTGCGCTTTCCACCTTCTTTGAGAAATATCCTCAAAGAGCTCCATGCAGACACGGGGGAGGAGATTCCTCTTTCAGGTTCTTTGATGAAGTGGGCCGAGCAAGGGGTATTGCTTTTAAACGCTGTTCTGACGGTGGAAGAGGCTCAGGCAAACTCGCATCAGGGATGGGGCTGGGAGCAGCTCACCGATCGTATTATTGATTTAATTAATGAAGAGAAGAATCACGTCGTCTTTCTGTTGTGGGGCTCTTATGCGCAAAGGAAGGGGCGTCGCATTGATCGCCAGAAACATCTCGTGATTGAAGAAGTGCATCCTTCGCCTTTATCGGCTCATCGCGGGTTTGCGGGTTCTCAGCCATTTTCAAAAATTAATTCTTATCTTCGCGAAAATGGACAGTCAGAGATTTCTTGGAAGCTGACTTAA
- a CDS encoding potassium voltage-gated channel beta subunit (COG0667 Predicted oxidoreductases (related to aryl-alcohol dehydrogenases)), whose translation MIYRNLGKSGLKLSSFSLGGWTTYGGTVQDNSAIKSILTHAYEAGINFFDIADIYAKGASEKVMGEVLKEFPRHELVISSKAFWPMSEDVNDRGLSRKHLTESLHKSLKRIGTDYLDLYFCHRYDPETPVEETVQTMDNFIRQGKVLYWGTSEWTSEQIEEALKICDQKGYIKPQVEQPQYSLIAREKFEKDVRPKAVKEGMGLVTWSPLASGLLTGKYDNGVSSGRLANIDWLKESIYTEENIERVKKFKKIADELSCSRGQLALAWLHRQAGVTSVILGATRLEQLQENLGALQVKVTDEVDKAISDLFKY comes from the coding sequence ATGATCTATCGAAATTTAGGAAAAAGTGGATTAAAGCTCAGCTCTTTCAGCTTGGGTGGATGGACCACTTATGGTGGCACCGTTCAAGACAATAGCGCCATTAAATCCATCCTCACCCATGCTTATGAGGCCGGGATTAACTTTTTTGATATCGCAGACATCTATGCCAAGGGTGCTTCAGAAAAAGTCATGGGCGAAGTCTTGAAAGAATTCCCCCGCCATGAACTTGTGATTTCCTCAAAAGCCTTTTGGCCCATGAGTGAGGACGTCAACGATCGCGGCCTTTCTCGCAAACATCTTACCGAGTCCCTGCACAAAAGTTTAAAACGTATTGGGACCGACTATTTAGATCTCTACTTCTGCCACCGCTACGATCCAGAGACCCCTGTCGAAGAGACCGTACAAACAATGGATAATTTTATTCGCCAAGGAAAAGTTCTTTACTGGGGAACCAGTGAATGGACCTCAGAGCAAATTGAAGAGGCTTTGAAAATTTGCGATCAAAAGGGATACATCAAACCTCAAGTGGAACAACCACAATACAGCCTCATTGCGCGTGAAAAATTTGAAAAAGATGTTCGCCCCAAAGCCGTGAAAGAAGGTATGGGACTTGTAACTTGGTCACCACTTGCTTCAGGTTTACTCACCGGAAAGTATGACAACGGAGTTTCTTCAGGTCGTCTTGCAAATATTGATTGGCTCAAAGAAAGCATCTACACCGAAGAAAATATTGAACGCGTGAAGAAGTTTAAAAAAATTGCAGATGAGCTTTCTTGCTCGCGAGGCCAATTAGCACTCGCATGGTTGCATCGCCAAGCGGGCGTAACCAGCGTGATTCTTGGAGCGACTCGCTTAGAGCAGCTTCAGGAAAATCTAGGAGCACTTCAGGTAAAAGTGACTGATGAAGTCGATAAAGCCATCTCGGATTTATTTAAATACTAA
- a CDS encoding putative carboxypeptidase (COG2866 Predicted carboxypeptidase): MKNIVFKQLAVVILLLASSQAFAEYVNLAEECVKELKKFPGVSDDKQLEKACKQVQLNPLCISAEGRPIFHYDKMASNDQAKKILVFSLIHGDETPAGTVGRYWMERLEGIDPRNSWRVVPVLNPDGVKYKTRTNANKIDVNRNFPTKDWDSGALEAWRKSTKSNPRRFPGSEGGSEPETKCAMWHLDDFNPDFVVSVHTPLKVLDFDGPKMKSPPKFDYLPWRTLGSYPGSLGRYMWMERSTPVLTMELKDSLPPNLSPFDKLQDIIGTLVKLENFKKDSLKPNTETADKNNLDFLPVALDH; the protein is encoded by the coding sequence GTGAAAAACATTGTTTTTAAGCAATTAGCAGTCGTGATCTTGTTGTTGGCCTCTTCTCAGGCTTTCGCTGAATATGTGAACTTAGCGGAAGAGTGCGTGAAGGAACTAAAGAAGTTTCCTGGAGTAAGTGATGATAAGCAGCTTGAGAAAGCCTGTAAGCAGGTTCAGCTCAATCCACTTTGTATCAGCGCTGAAGGCCGTCCTATTTTTCACTACGATAAAATGGCCTCGAATGATCAAGCTAAAAAGATTTTGGTGTTCAGCTTAATCCATGGTGATGAAACACCTGCGGGAACTGTTGGTCGCTACTGGATGGAGCGCCTTGAGGGAATCGATCCACGCAACTCTTGGAGAGTTGTTCCAGTATTAAATCCAGATGGCGTGAAATACAAAACCCGTACGAATGCGAATAAGATTGATGTGAATCGAAATTTTCCCACGAAGGATTGGGACTCTGGAGCTTTAGAGGCTTGGAGAAAAAGTACGAAATCAAATCCTCGTCGCTTCCCTGGATCTGAAGGTGGAAGCGAGCCTGAAACAAAGTGCGCAATGTGGCACTTAGATGACTTCAATCCTGACTTTGTTGTTTCGGTTCATACGCCTTTAAAAGTTTTAGATTTTGATGGTCCAAAAATGAAAAGCCCACCGAAGTTTGATTATCTTCCATGGAGAACTCTTGGAAGTTATCCGGGGAGCTTAGGGCGCTATATGTGGATGGAGAGAAGCACTCCCGTCTTGACGATGGAGCTCAAAGATTCTTTGCCACCGAATCTATCACCATTTGATAAGTTGCAAGATATCATTGGAACATTGGTGAAACTTGAAAACTTTAAAAAAGACAGTCTTAAACCCAACACGGAAACTGCAGATAAAAACAATCTCGATTTCTTACCGGTGGCTTTAGATCACTAA
- a CDS encoding transcriptional repressor of the SOS regulon (COG1974 SOS-response transcriptional repressors (RecA-mediated autopeptidases)), whose product MTKKTPLPPLTPKEKAVLEFIEEQILSLGISPSYQEIKEHFNLASFNSVQNYLKQLTNKGYIENPSGMKRAIQVLHSANSVQNQLASKFVSTETGSPRSQLLQARDEVLSLPLLGKVAAGQPIENIKHDEFIDVPPSMVKNPKKSFALKVQGNSMIEEGIFEDDIILVESQNSAGSGEIIVATVDNEATVKRIYFRSQPGSSSQKKNGRASPCQLRDVLHVV is encoded by the coding sequence ATGACGAAGAAAACGCCCCTCCCACCATTAACGCCTAAAGAAAAAGCTGTCCTTGAATTTATCGAGGAGCAGATTTTGAGTTTAGGAATTTCTCCGTCATATCAAGAAATTAAAGAGCACTTTAATCTCGCTTCGTTCAACTCTGTTCAGAACTATCTGAAGCAGCTCACCAATAAGGGTTATATCGAAAACCCTTCTGGAATGAAGAGAGCCATTCAAGTGCTCCACTCGGCAAACTCGGTTCAAAACCAGTTAGCCTCTAAATTTGTCTCGACGGAGACAGGATCTCCTCGCTCTCAGCTCCTCCAGGCTCGTGATGAGGTCCTGTCGCTTCCCCTTCTCGGGAAAGTGGCAGCGGGACAACCCATTGAAAATATCAAACACGATGAGTTTATTGATGTACCACCTTCGATGGTCAAAAACCCTAAGAAGTCTTTTGCCCTCAAAGTCCAAGGAAACTCTATGATTGAAGAGGGTATCTTTGAAGACGACATCATTCTGGTTGAGTCCCAGAACAGCGCCGGAAGCGGTGAAATCATTGTTGCAACAGTAGATAATGAAGCCACAGTGAAAAGGATTTACTTCCGATCTCAACCTGGCAGTTCATCACAAAAAAAAAATGGTAGAGCTTCGCCCTGCCAACTCAGAGATGTCCTCCATGTGGTATGA
- a CDS encoding transcriptional repressor of the SOS regulon (COG1974 SOS-response transcriptional repressors (RecA-mediated autopeptidases)), giving the protein MVELRPANSEMSSMWYEPEDVAIRGRVVGLIRKF; this is encoded by the coding sequence ATGGTAGAGCTTCGCCCTGCCAACTCAGAGATGTCCTCCATGTGGTATGAACCAGAAGACGTCGCCATCCGCGGCCGCGTCGTAGGCCTCATCCGCAAATTCTAA
- a CDS encoding dnaK deletion suppressor protein (COG1734 DnaK suppressor protein): protein MAISEKLVTECRQRLLQSKQDILNRVKEARLNLDQNEEKGGDEGDQTVRVLAEQEFLSMHERLRGQLMEIESALARIESGNFGYCEETEEEIEPERLLAIPWTRLSIEGAEIRESMNKRYAR, encoded by the coding sequence ATGGCTATCTCTGAAAAGCTAGTGACTGAATGCAGACAGAGGCTTTTACAATCTAAGCAAGACATCCTCAATAGAGTGAAAGAAGCTAGATTGAACTTGGACCAGAATGAGGAAAAGGGCGGCGATGAAGGTGATCAAACCGTTCGTGTCCTAGCAGAACAAGAGTTTTTAAGCATGCATGAAAGACTGCGTGGGCAGCTCATGGAAATCGAAAGTGCCTTGGCACGTATCGAGAGCGGAAACTTCGGTTACTGCGAAGAGACTGAGGAAGAAATTGAGCCAGAAAGACTATTGGCAATTCCTTGGACTCGCTTAAGCATTGAAGGCGCAGAAATTCGCGAATCAATGAACAAACGCTACGCTAGGTAG
- a CDS encoding TetR family transcriptional regulator (COG1309 Transcriptional regulator), with amino-acid sequence MKTKERILLTSVDLFNRSGVVAVTTNHIAKAMDISPGNLYFHYDNKEEIVVEIFKRMAKETYEVWSPRRTKKVSPLEFINENFEIYWRYRFFHREMYALRRKDSQLAKMWRAHLQKMMKLMVILYRHWVKDGKMVKINDINEMQYIAESLLAMATTFLQFFESAEKQPGKKSIERGKNHVTRLLLPYTSGETKVEFEKVLKVKAKTEG; translated from the coding sequence ATGAAAACTAAAGAACGTATTCTTCTTACTTCAGTAGATCTTTTCAATCGCAGCGGGGTTGTCGCTGTTACTACCAACCATATCGCCAAGGCGATGGATATCAGCCCTGGGAATCTCTATTTTCACTATGACAATAAGGAAGAAATTGTCGTTGAGATTTTTAAACGTATGGCAAAAGAGACCTACGAAGTATGGAGCCCCCGTCGCACTAAGAAGGTCAGTCCTTTAGAGTTCATTAACGAAAACTTTGAAATCTATTGGCGCTATAGATTCTTTCATAGAGAGATGTACGCTCTTCGCCGTAAGGACTCTCAACTAGCTAAGATGTGGCGTGCTCACTTGCAGAAAATGATGAAGTTGATGGTGATTCTTTACCGCCATTGGGTCAAAGACGGTAAAATGGTTAAGATTAACGATATCAATGAGATGCAATATATCGCCGAGTCTTTGTTGGCGATGGCGACAACCTTCTTACAATTCTTTGAGTCCGCAGAAAAACAGCCAGGGAAGAAGAGCATTGAGCGTGGTAAGAACCACGTGACTCGTCTTCTTTTGCCTTACACTAGTGGCGAGACTAAAGTCGAGTTTGAGAAAGTTCTGAAAGTGAAAGCCAAGACAGAAGGGTGA
- a CDS encoding penicillin-binding protein transpeptidase domain-containing protein (COG0768 Cell division protein FtsI/penicillin-binding protein 2) has product MLLHKKYKPFKLLAFSGVSLFALYSLMGFSSSGSTDSSSKSPHKSIIQDRTEISKTLGKELRQNNFPEKVETEGFGSRKVVNFEYTLNENMQKEAVKLLRSYRPDYGAIFMMDAVTGEVLTMASFQRDNPEAENLNLMATFPAASIFKVVTATAAVDKAGVTPNHKIKYNGGAYTLYKKNVLSDKVTRWTNVITLRDAFARSINTAFGRLSIENLHPEDLHDYAQRFFFNQEISTDFPVDMGVAYIPPGKGFEMAEAASGFTRSNRMSPVQGAMIAASIANDGQMVIPYLVQKATDKNGDVIYEGRTLENGSIMTAESANHLRDLMSQTVTAGTSRRSFRPIVNDKKYREIEMGGKTGHLTGDNPRGRVDWFVGFAQDSDRKIAIAAITVNKKFWTVKSSYLGQSMFKKYFAPHKPTKSSVAAASK; this is encoded by the coding sequence ATGTTACTTCACAAAAAATATAAGCCATTCAAACTCCTCGCTTTTTCGGGTGTCAGCCTGTTTGCTCTTTATTCATTAATGGGCTTTTCATCTTCTGGCAGCACGGACTCTTCCTCAAAAAGCCCGCACAAGTCTATTATCCAAGATCGCACGGAGATCTCAAAAACTCTGGGCAAGGAACTTCGTCAGAATAACTTTCCAGAAAAAGTCGAAACAGAGGGCTTTGGATCTCGTAAAGTTGTGAACTTTGAGTACACGCTCAATGAGAACATGCAAAAAGAGGCTGTAAAGCTTCTGCGCAGCTACCGCCCTGACTATGGCGCTATCTTTATGATGGACGCCGTGACAGGCGAAGTTCTTACGATGGCAAGCTTCCAAAGAGATAACCCAGAGGCTGAAAACTTGAACCTTATGGCTACTTTTCCCGCGGCTTCTATTTTCAAAGTTGTCACGGCAACTGCAGCTGTCGATAAAGCTGGCGTGACGCCCAATCACAAAATCAAATATAATGGCGGGGCCTATACGCTTTATAAGAAAAACGTCTTATCAGACAAGGTCACGCGTTGGACCAACGTAATCACCCTGCGCGACGCCTTTGCACGCTCGATCAACACAGCCTTTGGACGCTTAAGCATCGAGAATCTTCATCCAGAGGATCTTCACGACTACGCGCAAAGATTTTTCTTTAACCAAGAAATCAGCACAGACTTCCCTGTGGATATGGGTGTTGCCTATATCCCTCCAGGCAAGGGCTTTGAAATGGCTGAAGCAGCGTCAGGCTTTACTCGCTCTAATCGCATGAGCCCCGTTCAAGGCGCTATGATTGCAGCGTCGATCGCTAACGATGGCCAGATGGTCATCCCTTATCTAGTACAAAAAGCGACAGATAAAAACGGAGACGTGATCTATGAAGGCCGTACTTTAGAAAACGGCTCGATCATGACAGCCGAGTCTGCAAACCATTTGCGCGATCTGATGAGCCAAACGGTGACAGCGGGAACTTCCCGTCGCTCTTTCCGTCCGATTGTGAATGACAAAAAGTACCGCGAAATTGAAATGGGTGGAAAAACAGGTCACCTCACTGGAGATAACCCACGCGGCCGTGTTGATTGGTTTGTTGGGTTTGCGCAAGACTCAGATCGCAAGATTGCAATTGCTGCAATCACAGTGAACAAGAAGTTTTGGACTGTGAAATCCTCTTACCTTGGACAAAGTATGTTTAAAAAATACTTTGCCCCTCATAAGCCGACAAAAAGCTCTGTTGCAGCTGCCTCTAAATAG
- a CDS encoding hypothetical protein (COG3030 Protein affecting phage T7 exclusion by the F plasmid), protein MLMLPLPLLIAEIVIFVLAVQEWGFLATVGYYLIPCLFGMFIVSSMRRFAWTQMQVSMMQGQMPAKTMLHSALVFISGLLFLVPSFFTRVLGVIFFLPGLRHLAVWKVQKVLQEKMAKGAGAFGFSQNFGFGNMGGAGFRYYDFRNQSGSGMSGAERDVTQSDPKVLDVTPLEIVHSDSDDKKES, encoded by the coding sequence ATGCTCATGCTGCCTTTACCGTTACTAATTGCTGAGATCGTTATTTTTGTACTCGCTGTGCAGGAGTGGGGATTCTTGGCGACTGTTGGTTATTACCTAATTCCATGCTTATTCGGAATGTTCATTGTTTCTAGTATGCGTAGATTCGCGTGGACTCAGATGCAGGTTTCGATGATGCAAGGGCAGATGCCAGCAAAGACAATGCTTCACTCAGCCTTGGTTTTTATTTCGGGATTACTGTTTTTAGTGCCGAGCTTTTTCACTCGCGTATTGGGAGTGATTTTCTTTTTGCCGGGACTTCGTCACTTGGCAGTTTGGAAGGTACAAAAAGTTCTTCAAGAAAAAATGGCAAAAGGCGCTGGAGCTTTCGGCTTTTCGCAAAATTTTGGTTTTGGCAATATGGGCGGAGCGGGCTTTAGATATTATGACTTTAGAAATCAGTCGGGCTCAGGGATGTCAGGAGCCGAGAGAGACGTGACTCAATCAGACCCGAAGGTTTTAGATGTCACGCCTTTAGAGATTGTTCATTCGGATTCAGACGATAAAAAAGAATCTTAG
- a CDS encoding exodeoxyribonuclease III (COG0708 Exonuclease III), whose translation MDIGVLRVILMGRIFKGDLDLKIISWNVNGIRACYKKGLMDFVKSQAPDIFCVQETKAHIDQVEVEVKNLGYKNSYWSSAMKKGYSGVATFTNLDPLKIEFQFDNIAEYESEGRIVMTDHGEFDLYNIYFPNGGSGLERHNFKQQFLKDLNKHLEAKLATGRQVIVVGDYNVAHENIDVHDPIRLSKESGFLPEERAWFDSFLDLGFIDTFRYFHPQAQERFSWWDYRKLARISNRGWRIDYVCVSKGLEKNLVSADVLDQVEGSDHCPVLVNLKF comes from the coding sequence ATGGACATAGGTGTCTTGAGAGTGATACTTATGGGCAGAATTTTTAAGGGAGATTTGGATTTGAAAATCATTTCGTGGAACGTCAATGGTATTCGAGCTTGTTATAAAAAAGGTTTAATGGACTTTGTTAAATCTCAAGCTCCTGATATTTTTTGTGTTCAAGAGACCAAAGCTCATATTGATCAAGTTGAAGTCGAAGTGAAAAACTTGGGCTATAAAAACTCTTATTGGTCATCGGCGATGAAAAAAGGCTACTCCGGTGTGGCAACCTTCACGAATTTAGACCCTCTGAAGATTGAGTTTCAATTCGACAATATTGCCGAGTATGAATCTGAGGGGCGCATCGTGATGACGGATCATGGGGAGTTTGATCTCTACAATATCTACTTTCCCAATGGCGGTTCAGGTCTTGAGAGACATAACTTCAAACAACAATTCCTGAAGGATTTGAATAAGCATCTAGAAGCCAAGCTTGCAACGGGCAGACAAGTGATAGTCGTTGGTGACTATAACGTGGCTCATGAAAATATCGACGTGCATGATCCCATCCGCCTTTCTAAAGAAAGTGGTTTTCTTCCTGAAGAGCGTGCTTGGTTTGATTCGTTCTTAGACTTGGGTTTCATTGATACATTTCGCTACTTCCACCCTCAGGCCCAAGAGCGTTTTTCGTGGTGGGATTACCGCAAGCTTGCCCGCATTAGCAATCGCGGTTGGCGAATTGATTACGTGTGTGTTTCTAAGGGATTGGAAAAGAACCTTGTTTCGGCGGACGTCTTAGATCAGGTCGAAGGTTCGGATCACTGTCCTGTTTTAGTTAATTTGAAATTTTAA